The following are encoded together in the Panicum virgatum strain AP13 chromosome 6K, P.virgatum_v5, whole genome shotgun sequence genome:
- the LOC120711858 gene encoding xyloglucan endotransglucosylase/hydrolase 2-like, with protein MASSSRHHPLPLAAALLLLLLMAMAARPGVASLLYDQVKITWGGDHSFFYMEREGVDVLALCLEETNGGSGFASKDTYLYGRFDIDIMLVANNSAGTVATFYLMPDGEVPWAYHDEIDLEFLGNATGEPYTLHTNIFVNGEGGREQQFRLWFDPTTDFHTYSIEWNPKHIIILVDGTPVRAFRNHAARGVPFPTWQRMRLQGTLWNADEWATQGGRIKTDWTQAPFYAYYRNLRVTPCAPSPGVAWCGDEPPESAWFERRLDTAALKEAQAKHMIYDYCVDEKRFKDKELPKECNAD; from the exons ATGGCGTCTTCTTCTAGGCACCATCCCCtgccgctggcggcggcgttgctgctgctgctgctaatgGCAATGGCGGCTCGGCCGGGAGTGGCGTCATTGCTGTACGACCAGGTCAAGATCACCTGGGGCGGCGACCACAGCTTCTTCTACATGGAGCGCGAGGGCGTCGACGTCCTCGCGCTCTGCCTCGAGGAGACCAACGGCGGCTCCGGGTTCGCCTCCAAGGACACCTACCTCTACGGCCGCTTCGACATCGACATCATGCTCGTCGCCAACAACTCTGCCGGCACGGTCGCCACCTTCTAC CTGATGCCGGACGGCGAGGTGCCCTGGGCGTACCACGACGAGATCGACCTggagttcctcggcaacgccacCGGCGAGCCGTACACGCTCCACACCAACATCTTCGTcaacggcgagggcggccgcgAGCAGCAGTTCCGGCTCTGGTTCGACCCCACCACCGACTTCCACACCTACTCCATCGAGTGGAACCCCAAGCACATCAT AATCCTTGTGGACGGCACGCCGGTCCGCGCGTTCAGGAACCACGCGGCCCGCGGCGTGCCGTTCCCGACGTGGCAGCGCATGCGGCTGCAGGGCACGCTGTGGAACGCCGACGAGTGGGCGACGCAGGGCGGCCGCATCAAGACGGACTGGACGCAGGCGCCCTTCTACGCCTACTACCGCAACCTCCGGGTGACGCCGTGCGCGCCGTCGCCCGGCGTCGCGTGGTGCGGCGACGAGCCGCCGGAGTCGGCGTGGTTCGAGCGGCGGCTGGACACGGCGGCGCTCAAGGAGGCGCAGGCGAAGCACATGATCTACGACTACTGCGTGGATGAGAAGCGGTTCAAGGACAAGGAGCTCCCCAAGGAATGCAACGCTGACTAA